In Synechococcus sp. PCC 6312, one genomic interval encodes:
- a CDS encoding M15 family metallopeptidase yields MKPYQLLSIQDCHESLVPIDQSIFFCLEPHPYLAIGAPYDTVSPFYLRQGVLNALYQAQQNLQSIQPTWKLAIFDAYRPVAVQDYMVNYTFQELLRGRGLTETMLSPSILAAIWAEVYTFWAVPSHDPKTPPPHSTGAAIDLTLVDSDKKLIDMGSPIDEISDRSFPEYFYHQAQRLDLTNQKDDYLKVHQHREILDQAMSQAGFQRHPQEWWHFSLGDQLWAWQIEQQTGQSMVAHYGRADLITSQKL; encoded by the coding sequence ATGAAACCTTATCAACTCCTCTCAATACAAGACTGTCATGAATCATTAGTTCCAATTGATCAATCAATATTTTTCTGCTTAGAACCCCATCCCTATCTTGCTATTGGCGCGCCCTATGATACGGTCTCTCCTTTTTATCTACGCCAAGGTGTCTTAAACGCGTTGTACCAGGCCCAGCAAAATTTACAAAGCATTCAACCCACCTGGAAGTTAGCAATCTTTGATGCCTATCGTCCGGTTGCGGTACAGGACTATATGGTTAATTATACTTTTCAGGAATTACTTAGGGGTCGGGGATTGACGGAGACAATGCTATCGCCTTCAATATTAGCGGCAATTTGGGCTGAAGTTTATACTTTTTGGGCAGTTCCGAGTCATGATCCCAAAACGCCTCCACCCCACAGCACCGGAGCGGCAATTGATTTAACCTTGGTTGATTCAGATAAAAAGTTAATTGATATGGGTTCGCCTATTGATGAGATTTCCGACCGATCATTTCCAGAGTATTTTTATCACCAGGCCCAGCGACTCGATCTTACCAATCAAAAAGATGATTATCTGAAAGTTCATCAGCATCGTGAGATTTTAGATCAAGCCATGAGCCAAGCTGGGTTTCAGCGACATCCTCAAGAGTGGTGGCATTTTTCCTTGGGGGATCAACTCTGGGCCTGGCAAATTGAACAACAAACTGGCCAATCTATGGTGGCTCATTATGGTCGTGCTGACTTAATTACTTCACAAAAATTATGA